The Aliiroseovarius sediminilitoris region CTGCGCGTCAGACAGTTCGACCCCGTCGTTCAACGTCGTGATCTGGTGGGTGAAGTCTGCGTAGTGTTGCGTCGTGGCCCAAATGGCATAGAGCAAATGGCGCGCGCTGATCGGGCGGATCTGGCCGTTTTCAATCCAAGCCTCGATCACCGTAATCCGGTTTTCGGTCCATGACCGCAGTTCATCTTCCAGATAGTCCTGTACGATGGGCGCGCGTTGAATGATCTCGTTTGCCCAAACCTTCGAACCATAGGGGCGCGTGCGGGCCAGATCGAGCTTTGTGTCGATATATTCGCCCAGCGCCTGGATCGGATTATTATCCACGGTGATGCTGTCTGCTGCCGCACGCCAGATATCAAAGATTTCGCCCACGACACGACGATAGAGCGCCTCTTTGGTTTCAAAGTAGTAGACGACATTGGATTTCGGTATTCCGGCGGATGCAGCGATCCGGCTGATCGACGCGCCAGCATAGCCAAACTCGGCAAAAACCTTTTCGGCGGCAACCAATATTCGGGCTGTCACCTCTTCGCGATTGCGGCTTTGTATGCCTTGAGTCGTCCTGTTCACGTCGCTTTTCACATTCACTGTTCCCATG contains the following coding sequences:
- a CDS encoding TetR family transcriptional regulator C-terminal domain-containing protein → MGTVNVKSDVNRTTQGIQSRNREEVTARILVAAEKVFAEFGYAGASISRIAASAGIPKSNVVYYFETKEALYRRVVGEIFDIWRAAADSITVDNNPIQALGEYIDTKLDLARTRPYGSKVWANEIIQRAPIVQDYLEDELRSWTENRITVIEAWIENGQIRPISARHLLYAIWATTQHYADFTHQITTLNDGVELSDAQWKDTKTAVKDLLLRGVALPNRDRG